TCTGCCTCGGCTTCAGGCCGAGTGGATACCGGTCGGCCGCCCGGAAGCCGAGGCGAATCTAAGATTCGCGCGCGTCCGAACGCAAAACCGCTTCACACTTTTTCTGGCCGCGCGCGCGGCGCTGCAAGAGCGCCCCGCGCATGAAGCGTTCAACAGGCAACGTAACGCCCGTCGTGTTTGTGCACGGCGCGTTTTGCGGCGGCTGGGCGTTCGACGCCTTCCGCGAACCGTTCGAGGCCGCGGGCTTCGAAACCCACGCGCCCAATCTTCCGCATCACGAACGCGGCGCCGATCTCGAGGAACTCGCGAAAGCCGGCGTGAAAGAATACGCGCACGCGATCGGGCACTATCTGCGCGGGCTGCGTGCGCCGCCGGTTTTGGTCGGCCATTCGCTCGGCGGGCTCGTCTCACAAATCGTCGCCACGCACATCGACGTGCAAGGCCTTGTGCTGCTCGCCCCGTCCGCACCTTGGGGCGTCATGCCGACAACGCTTGAGGAGCACGGCAATCAATTTGGCCTGACGCTGCTTGGCGATTATTGGCGTCGGCCGATCCCGCCCGATTATCGGGTGGCGCGTTCGAACACGCTCGACCGCTTGGAGCGCGATGAAGCGCGGCGTACCTTTGCGCGATTCGTGCCGGAAAGCGGCCGCGCGGTGCGCGAAGCGATGCAATGGTGGCTCGATCATGCGATGTCGGCGCAGGCGCCGGTTTACAAAATCTCCGCGCCGGTGCTCGCGATCGGCGGCGGCAAGGATCGCGTGAACCCGGCGTCTACGGTCCGGCGCATCGTCAACCGTTTCCCAACCGGCCAGGCGCATTTCCACGAGTTTCCGGAGATGAGCCATTGGCTGATCGGCGAGCCGGAAGCCAACCAAGTGTCCGATCTCGTGCTCGCCTGGATGCAAGCACGCGGCATTGGCGTGAAGCCGCAAAAGCCGAAGCGCAAAACGCTGTCGCTGTTCGGCTTAGGCGAACGCGCAGGCGCCTAAGCTGCTGCGCGCTCGTGCGCGCTGCGAATTGTGATCAGCACAATTTCCGGCGGATTGAGAAAGCGCACCGGCAGAATGCTCGTGCCGATGCCGCCAGTCACATACATGGTCTTGCCGGCTTCTTGCGTCAGATGGCAGGCGTAGTTCGGATTGTTCAGCGGCACGATCGGCCGGCCAATCAACGGGATCGTCACCTGCCCACAATGGCCGTGGCCCGCGAGAATGAGCGCGGCCCCTTCCGGGATTTCAGGAAACACATCGGGTGAGTGGGAAAGTACGATCGTATCGGCGCCTGCGGGGGCGCCATCGATCGCCTCCGCATAACTCGGCTCACCAGTCCAATCGTCCTCTAGGCCCGCAACAATGATCGCGCCGCCATCGCGCTCAATCACGACATTGCGATTCCACAGCGCCGCGACGCCCGCGTCCTGCAAGGCTGTGGTGATGCTCTGGCGGCTGTACCAGCTATCGTGATTGCCGATCACCGCAACCACGCCCAGCGGCGCTTCAAGCGCCGCGAAGGTGGCGATGCCGCCGAGGATTTCGTTTTGCTCGACCGGCGTCCGTTCGGCTTCCGGCTCATGCCCAGCCGCATAATCGCCCAGCAGCACGACAAGATCAGGCCGCAACCCGTTCACGCGGCCAACGATGCGTCCCATCCGCGCCACGCTGACGTGCGGTCCGCCGACATGCGTGTCGCTCAGCGCCGCGATGGTGATCGGCGCGCCGCGCCAATGCTCACTGACGATCTCGACGCGCCGTATCGCGAGTTGGTTCGGTTCGATGAACCACGCATAGATGTTGAGCCAATACGCGGTTTCAAACAGCGCGACGGCGACGCCGATGATCCAACGCTTGCGGTTGCTTAAACCGTTCCAATGCTGCACGAGCCACCAGCTCGCCCAAGCGATGAGCGCAAAGCCGAGGATCGCGCCAACGAGTGCGGGCCAGAGTTGGGGGTGAGGCATCATGCGCCTCGGATGATGTCACCTCTCCCCCGAGAGGGGGAGAGGTCGCTCCGAACTTGTTCGGAGCGGGTGAGGGGGCGGGTGGTCAGGGCAGAAGGGACGTTGAGCCTCAGCGCGCCAGTGCGCTCTTGATCGCTTCGGCGCGCGCGATCACCCGTTCGGCGTGGGCGCGTTTGCTTTCGTTGCCGGCGTCGCGCAGATCTTCCTGCGCGTCCTTCAACTCTTGCTCCAGTGACGCCGCATCGACATCGGCCAGATCGATCGCTTCCTCGGCCAACACCGTAAGCCCTTCCGGCGTCACATCGGCAAAGCCGCCATTGACGAAGATGCGCCGCTCGCTGCCGTCATCGAGAATGCGCAAGGCGCCGGGCTTCACCATGCTCATCACCGGCGCATGGTTCGGCGACACGCCGAACTCGCCTTCCGAGCCCGGCACCACGACGTGGTCCACTAGGCCATGGAACACTTCGCGTTCCGGCGAGACGAGTGCGAAAGAGAGTTTCTCGGTCAATTACGCGGCCTCCGCAGCCATCTTTTGCGCTTTGGCGATCGCCTGCTCGATGGTGCCGACCATGTAGAAGGCAGGCTCCGGCAGGTGATCGTATTCGCCGTCCACCAAACCCTTGAAGCCGCGGATCGTGTCCTTGATGTCCACGAGCACGCCTGGCGAGTTTGTGAATGCTTCAGCGACGTGGAACGGCTGAGACAGGAAACGCTCAACCTTCCGCGCGCGCGCGACGGTGAGCTTGTCGTCTTCCGAAAGCTCGTCCATGCCGAGAATGGCGATGATGTCCTGCAGCGACTTGTAGCGCTGGAGCGTCTCTTGGACCTTCCGCGCGAC
This window of the alpha proteobacterium U9-1i genome carries:
- a CDS encoding hydrolase, alpha/beta hydrolase fold family, with the translated sequence MKRSTGNVTPVVFVHGAFCGGWAFDAFREPFEAAGFETHAPNLPHHERGADLEELAKAGVKEYAHAIGHYLRGLRAPPVLVGHSLGGLVSQIVATHIDVQGLVLLAPSAPWGVMPTTLEEHGNQFGLTLLGDYWRRPIPPDYRVARSNTLDRLERDEARRTFARFVPESGRAVREAMQWWLDHAMSAQAPVYKISAPVLAIGGGKDRVNPASTVRRIVNRFPTGQAHFHEFPEMSHWLIGEPEANQVSDLVLAWMQARGIGVKPQKPKRKTLSLFGLGERAGA
- a CDS encoding phosphoesterase; this translates as MPHPQLWPALVGAILGFALIAWASWWLVQHWNGLSNRKRWIIGVAVALFETAYWLNIYAWFIEPNQLAIRRVEIVSEHWRGAPITIAALSDTHVGGPHVSVARMGRIVGRVNGLRPDLVVLLGDYAAGHEPEAERTPVEQNEILGGIATFAALEAPLGVVAVIGNHDSWYSRQSITTALQDAGVAALWNRNVVIERDGGAIIVAGLEDDWTGEPSYAEAIDGAPAGADTIVLSHSPDVFPEIPEGAALILAGHGHCGQVTIPLIGRPIVPLNNPNYACHLTQEAGKTMYVTGGIGTSILPVRFLNPPEIVLITIRSAHERAAA
- a CDS encoding ATP synthase epsilon chain, with translation MTEKLSFALVSPEREVFHGLVDHVVVPGSEGEFGVSPNHAPVMSMVKPGALRILDDGSERRIFVNGGFADVTPEGLTVLAEEAIDLADVDAASLEQELKDAQEDLRDAGNESKRAHAERVIARAEAIKSALAR